ATGTAGTCAACGGAGATACAAAAAGAAAGGTTACTGATGATAATAAGGATATTATTCTTGAGCAGTTAGAACCTGGTTTTGTCATTGAAAGACATTTAAAAGATGGGGACATGGTTTTATTCAATCGTCAACCTTCTCTTCACAGAATGAGTATGATGGCTCATGAAGTAAGAGTTTTACCTTACAAAACTTTCAGATTAAACTTATGCGTATGTCCTCCGTACAATGCGGATTTCGATGGGGATGAAATGAACATGCATGTTTTCCAAACTGATGAATCCCGTGCAGAAGCAAAATCTTTAATGCGTGTTCAGGAACATATTTTATCTCCAAGGTTTGGTGGACCTATTATCGGTGCAATTCACGACCACATTTCCGGAGCATATCTCTTAACCAGAGACGGTGTTGAATTTACTGAAGAACAAGCATTACAAATCATCAGAAAATCCCACCTTAAAATCCCTGAATTCAAATCAAATCAGTGGATTTTAAAATATGATGAGAATGCTAGTGAAGAATCTTTTATTTACAAAGATAAAGGGGAAAATTGGACTGGTAAAGAATTGTTCTCTTTATTATTACCAAATGATTTAAACTTATCTTATAATGCTGAGATTTCTAAATGTCCTATTGTTTACCCTCCTGAAGATGCTGATGTGGTTATTAAAAACGGTATTCTTGTACAGGGTGTAATTGATGAAAGTGCATACGGATCTTTCTCAGGTAAGATTTTAGATAAAATCGTTAAGGAATACGGTCCCGGAAGAGCTAAAGAATTCTTAGACCGTTCCACTGACTTGGCTATTTGTGGAATTATGAAAACAGGTATTACTACCAGTTTAAATGATGAAGAAATTCCTGAAGAAGCTCAGGACCGTATTAATGAACACTTGAACAATAAGATGGCAGAAGTAGATAAACTTGTTGAAGCTTATGAAGAAGGTTATCTTGAAGCTTTACCGGGTAGAAGTCTTGCAGAAACTTTGGAAATGAGAATTATGCAAGTTCTTGGGGAAGCAAGGGATATGTCCGGGCGAATTGCAGAACATTATCTTAACATGGGTAAACAATCCCTCGATGATTCTTATGATCATGTAATGGCTGTTGAAAACCACTCTGTAGTCATGGCTCGTACTGGTGCAAGAGCATCCATGTTGAACCTTACTCAGATTACTGCTTGTGTAGGACAGCAAGCAGTTAGGGGTGGACGTATCGAAAGAGGATACATTAACAGAACATTGCCTCACTTTAAAAAAGGTGAGTTAGGGGCAAAAGCAAAAGGTTTTGTTCACTCAAGTTATAAATCCGGACTTGATCCAATTGAATTCTTTTTCCACGCTATGGGTGGAAGAGAAGGTCTTGTAGATACTGCGATTCGTACCGCACAGTCAGGTTACATGCAAAGAAGACTTGTTAACGCTTTACAGGATTTACAAGTTAAATCCTCTGGACTTGTTACCAATAACCAGGGCAATGTTATCCAAACAATGTTTGGTGAAGATGGAGTGGATCCTGCAAAATCTGACTTCGGTAAACCTGCAAACTTAGATAAACTTATTGATGAGATTAGAATGGAAGGTAAATAGGTGTAACTATGGATGAACTTATAACTAAAATTATTGATATGATTGCTGAGATTAATGAAAATGAAAATCTCGACATTAATTTTCCGGATAGTTATATCGACGATTTAGCTAAACATTATATCAGTAAAGAATTAACTGATGATGAATTACGCAAACTTATTATTAAGCTTAAACAGGCCTATGACCGAGCTCACGTTGAAGCTGGAGAGGCTATTGGAACAGTTGCTGCGCAATCTGTAGGTGAACCTGGTACACAGATGACTATGCGTACTTTTCACTATGCAGGGGTAACTGAGTTAAACGTAACATTAGGTCTTCCAAGACTCATTGAAATTGTTGATGCAAGAGAAAAAATCAAAACTCCAACAATGGATATTTACTTTACTGAAGACAAACGTAATGATGAAGAATTTGTTAGAACTTTAGCTAATAAAATTGGTAAAAGTACTATCAATGATATTCTTTCAGATTTCAATTTAAACTATGGAACCATGGAAGTTGAAGCTGTCTTAGATGAAAAGAAGATTTTGGAAAAAAGACTTGATAGAGAAGAGATTAATAACAAAATTGCAAAGGCATTTAAAAAAGCTTCAATTAATGGTAATCATGTTGTTATTCCAAACAATAAGGTCGAGTCTGGATTTGTCATTCGTGAACTTCGTCTCTTAGCAGACAAATTCCGTGATTTGCAAATTAGTGGTATCAAAAACATTGGAAGGGTTATTATTCGTCGTGATGAGGAATGGATTATCCACACCGAAGGGTCAAACCTTAAAGATGTTCTCAGTATGGAAGGTATTGACCAGGTAAGAACCACTACTAATAATATTCACGAAATAGGTGAAGTTCTAGGTATTGAAGCAGCTCGTCAATCTATTATTAACGAGGCTCAAAATACCCTTTCAGAACAAGGTCTTAGTGTTGATGCGAGACATATTATGTTGGTTGCAGATATTATGACTTCCGAAGGTGTTGTTAAATCTATTGGAAGACATGGTATTAGTGGTGAAAAATCAAGTGTTTTAGCTCGTGCAGCTTTTGAAGAAACTGGTAAACATTTACTTAACGCAAGTATTCGCGGTGAAGTAGATGATTTAACAGGTATCATCGAAAATATTATTATTGGACAACCAATACCTCTTGGTACCGGATCTGTCGGTGTCAAAATGGATTATAAAAAAGAATAGGAGGCTAGATGATGGACGTAGATAGAGGAATCAGAGTAGCTGTCGATACTGGTGATGTAATATTAGGCTCTGAAAAATCAATTCAATCTTTAAAATTAGGAAAAGGACAACTTGTTGTTGTTGCAGCTAATGCTCCTAATGACATTCTTGAAGATGTTGAATATTATTCAAATCTTTCAGAAATTCCATTCATTGTATATGATGGAACTAGTGTAGATTTAGGTTCTGTTTGTGGTAAACCGTTTACTGTTGCTACATTAATCATTAACGATCCAGGAGATTCTACAATATTAGACGATTTGAGGTAGATTTAAGTGTCTATTAAACTTAGTGCAAATGAGATTAGATACATAGCTCTTTTCGAAAATATGACTGGAGCAATGGTTAAAGATTGCATTATCGATGATGAACATGGTAAAGTCACCTTTGTTGTTAAAAATGGTGACATGGGACTTGCTATTGGTAAAGGTGGCAGTTCCGTATCTAAAGTTCAAAGAGCAGTAGATAAGGGTGTTGAAATCATTGAATTAGACGATGATCCAATACAATTTATCAAAAATGCTTTATCCCCTGCGAAAGTACAATCTGTTAAAATCAGTCAAAAACAGACAGGTGAAAAAGTAGCTATTGTCACAGCAGACAATACCAATAAACGTATTGCTATCGGTAAAAACGGAATTAATATTGAAAGAGCTAAATTATTAGCTAATAGACAACACAATATTGATAATATTATTTTAAAATAGCTTTCGAGCTATTTTTTAATTCATTTTTTTTATGAAACTTTTTTTGTTATTTTTAAACATATTAAATACATACCTTTATAAAGGTTAATATTCATATATTATTATAAGATATCTGTACTAGTTATTACTTGACTATGTGTGCTTTTTGTCATGTTTTTAATATTATTTCAAGATATCTTCTTTTTAGATAAACTATTTTATCTATATATTATTATTACTGATTTATATCTTAGAATTTAGATTGTACTATTAGATTATAGTATAAATCGCAGCGGTGGATTCTTAGATATGTTTTTAACATAAAATTCGAGGAAAAAAATATGCCAGGACTTTTTGCTGCAAAAAAACTTAAAAAAAACAGACAAAATTTTAAGTGGAAAGATGTAGATTACAAAAGAAGAGCTTTAAGATTAGATGTTAAAGCAGATCCTCTTGAAGGAGCTCCTCAAGCTAGAGGTATTGTAATCGAGAAAGTAGGGATA
The DNA window shown above is from Methanobrevibacter sp. and carries:
- the rpoA2 gene encoding DNA-directed RNA polymerase subunit A''; the protein is MDELITKIIDMIAEINENENLDINFPDSYIDDLAKHYISKELTDDELRKLIIKLKQAYDRAHVEAGEAIGTVAAQSVGEPGTQMTMRTFHYAGVTELNVTLGLPRLIEIVDAREKIKTPTMDIYFTEDKRNDEEFVRTLANKIGKSTINDILSDFNLNYGTMEVEAVLDEKKILEKRLDREEINNKIAKAFKKASINGNHVVIPNNKVESGFVIRELRLLADKFRDLQISGIKNIGRVIIRRDEEWIIHTEGSNLKDVLSMEGIDQVRTTTNNIHEIGEVLGIEAARQSIINEAQNTLSEQGLSVDARHIMLVADIMTSEGVVKSIGRHGISGEKSSVLARAAFEETGKHLLNASIRGEVDDLTGIIENIIIGQPIPLGTGSVGVKMDYKKE
- a CDS encoding NusA-like transcription termination signal-binding factor, whose amino-acid sequence is MSIKLSANEIRYIALFENMTGAMVKDCIIDDEHGKVTFVVKNGDMGLAIGKGGSSVSKVQRAVDKGVEIIELDDDPIQFIKNALSPAKVQSVKISQKQTGEKVAIVTADNTNKRIAIGKNGINIERAKLLANRQHNIDNIILK
- a CDS encoding 50S ribosomal protein L30e, with amino-acid sequence MMDVDRGIRVAVDTGDVILGSEKSIQSLKLGKGQLVVVAANAPNDILEDVEYYSNLSEIPFIVYDGTSVDLGSVCGKPFTVATLIINDPGDSTILDDLR
- a CDS encoding DNA-directed RNA polymerase subunit A', whose product is MKAFIKKIEKINFGLMSPEDIRKMSVVTVEYPDTYGDDGFPIDKGLMDPHLGIIDPSLVCRTCGSKGGVCQGHFGSIELARPVIHVGFGDVIHKILRSTCNECGRALLTEEEINDYTNKILELKAQNESLSSILKEIYDVANKKDGEVCPYCGTIQDRIILDKPVSIVQRINPLHDFKKAFYEAASSEAFTIRELGATANHITENKEDYFQNKLLINSNLIERFCEQVNNVEYVIDILDLEEDIDESFELTNTQVNNIFKEIIDNNNLVEDYKLTASEVRERLEKIIDEDSFVLGVDPKVARPEWLVLTVLPVPPVTVRPSIILDTGERSEDDLTHKLVDILRINQRLLENMEAGAPQLIVEDLWELLQYHVTTYFDNEASGVPPARHRSGRPLKTLTQRLKGKEGRFRSNLSGKRVNFSARTVISPDPNISINEVGVPEMIAKEVTVPVYVNDWNIEEMKTYIQNGPNVHPGANYVVNGDTKRKVTDDNKDIILEQLEPGFVIERHLKDGDMVLFNRQPSLHRMSMMAHEVRVLPYKTFRLNLCVCPPYNADFDGDEMNMHVFQTDESRAEAKSLMRVQEHILSPRFGGPIIGAIHDHISGAYLLTRDGVEFTEEQALQIIRKSHLKIPEFKSNQWILKYDENASEESFIYKDKGENWTGKELFSLLLPNDLNLSYNAEISKCPIVYPPEDADVVIKNGILVQGVIDESAYGSFSGKILDKIVKEYGPGRAKEFLDRSTDLAICGIMKTGITTSLNDEEIPEEAQDRINEHLNNKMAEVDKLVEAYEEGYLEALPGRSLAETLEMRIMQVLGEARDMSGRIAEHYLNMGKQSLDDSYDHVMAVENHSVVMARTGARASMLNLTQITACVGQQAVRGGRIERGYINRTLPHFKKGELGAKAKGFVHSSYKSGLDPIEFFFHAMGGREGLVDTAIRTAQSGYMQRRLVNALQDLQVKSSGLVTNNQGNVIQTMFGEDGVDPAKSDFGKPANLDKLIDEIRMEGK